From the Malus domestica chromosome 17, GDT2T_hap1 genome, one window contains:
- the LOC103426220 gene encoding trans-cinnamate:CoA ligase, peroxisomal-like, producing the protein MAFESMNTLPKCDANYTALSPTTFLKRAAAFYAERTSVIYECTRFTWGQTYDRCCRLASSLVSLNVVKHDVVSVLAPNVPAMYEMHFGVPMAGAVLNTINTRLNAKTIASILRHSGAKVFFVDYQYVPLARDVLRILTTDTADKSMPLVIVIDDIDSPTGIRLGELEYEQLIKKGNPGFVSVPVDDEWDPVALNYTSGTTSEPKGVVYSHRGAYLSTMSLVLGWEMGSEPVYLWTLPMFHCNGWTFTWGVAARGGTNVCLRNTTAYDIYRNIHRHKVTHMCCAPIIFNFLLEAKSHERCEISTPVQILTGGAPPPAPLLKKIEPLGFKVTHAYGLTEATGPALVCEWQAKWNMLPGDDQAKLKARQGISILTLADVDVKNKDTMESVPHDGKTMGEIVLRGSSVMKGYFKDPKATEKAFQNGWFWTGDVGIVHPDGYMEIKDRLKDVIISGGENISSVEVENILHGHPKVLEAAVVAMPHPRWGESPCAFVALRSNAEGAATESEIIAYCRKNLPHFMVPKKVEFLPQLPRNPMGKVLKNVLRDQAKTFVLSESQQTAVDLYRNDQQILALSRL; encoded by the exons ATGGCCTTTGAATCAATGAATACGCTTCCGAAATGTGATGCAAATTACACAGCTCTCTCTCCCACAACTTTTCTCAAGAGAGCTGCTGCCTTTTATGCTGAACGTACCTCAGTCATCTATGAATGCACTCGCTTCACTTGGGGCCAAACCTACGACCGTTGCTGCCGTCTCGCTTCATCCCTCGTTTCGCTCAACGTCGTCAAACACGATGTG GTGTCAGTATTGGCTCCTAATGTTCCGGCAATGTACGAAATGCATTTCGGAGTGCCCATGGCCGGGGCGGTGCTCAACACCATCAACACCCGCCTCAACGCCAAAACCATCGCCTCCATTCTCCGGCACTCGGGAGCCAAAGTCTTTTTTGTCGACTACCAATATGTCCCCCTGGCACGTGACGTCCTAAGGATCCTCACCACCGATACTGCCGACAAATCCATGCCGTTGGTCATCGTGATCGACGACATCGACTCTCCCACTGGCATTCGACTCGGCGAGTTGGAGTACGAGCAACTCATCAAAAAGGGCAATCCCGGATTTGTCTCCGTTCCAGTCGATGACGAGTGGGACCCCGTCGCTTTGAATTACACATCCGGAACGACGTCGGAGCCCAAGGGCGTTGTTTACAGCCACAGAGGCGCATACTTGAGCACCATGAGCCTAGTTTTGGGCTGGGAAATGGGGAGCGAGCCTGTTTATTTGTGGACCCTCCCCATGTTCCATTGCAACGGCTGGACCTTCACGTGGGGCGTCGCAGCACGCGGCGGCACCAACGTCTGCCTCCGCAACACCACCGCCTACGACATCTACCGCAACATTCACCGCCACAAGGTGACGCACATGTGCTGCGCCCCCATCATCTTCAACTTCCTCCTCGAGGCCAAATCCCACGAGCGCTGCGAGATCTCAACGCCCGTCCAGATACTCACTGGCGGAGCCCCTCCTCCGGCCCCTCTCCTCAAGAAGATCGAGCCGCTAGGGTTTAAAGTAACCCATGCGTATGGCCTGACCGAGGCAACAGGCCCTGCTTTAGTCTGCGAATGGCAGGCCAAGTGGAACATGCTGCCTGGGGATGATCAGGCAAAGCTCAAGGCAAGGCAAGGCATAAGCATTTTGACTCTTGCTGACGTGGATGTAAAAAACAAGGACACGATGGAGAGTGTCCCCCATGATGGAAAGACCATGGGGGAGATTGTTTTGCGTGGGAGTAGCGTCATGAAAGGGTACTTCAAGGATCCCAAGGCGACCGAGAAGGCGTTCCAAAACGGATGGTTCTGGACTGGAGACGTCGGGATTGTACACCCCGACGGCTACATGGAGATAAAGGACAGGTTGAAAGACGTGATCATATCAGGAGGAGAAAATATAAGCAGTGTGGAAGTGGAGAATATATTACACGGGCACCCAAAGGTGTTAGAGGCAGCGGTTGTGGCAATGCCACACCCTCGATGGGGAGAGAGCCCGTGTGCTTTTGTGGCTCTCCGAAGCAACGCCGAGGGGGCCGCCACTGAGTCCGAAATCATCGCTTACTGCCGGAAAAACTTGCCGCACTTCATGGTGCCCAAGAAGGTGGAGTTTCTGCCCCAACTGCCCAGGAATCCGATGGGCAAGGTTCTCAAAAACGTTTTGAGGGATCAGGCAAAGACATTCGTCTTATCGGAAAGCCAGCAGACCGCCGTTGATCTATACAGAAATGATCAGCAGATTCTTGCTTTGTCTCGTCTTTGA